The following proteins are co-located in the Synechococcus sp. PROS-U-1 genome:
- the psbD gene encoding photosystem II D2 protein (photosystem q(a) protein), which translates to MTIAVGRAPQRGWFDVLDDWLKRDRFVFVGWSGILLLPTAYLAIGGWLTGTTFVTSWYTHGIASSYLEGCNFLTAAVSTPADAMGHSLLLLWGPEAQGDFVRWCQLGGLWAFVALHGAFALIGFMLRQFEIARLVGIRPYNAIAFSGPIAVFVSVFLMYPLGQSSWFFAPSFGVAAIFRFLLFLQGFHNWTLNPFHMMGVAGILGGALLCAIHGATVENTLFEDGEQANTFKAFEPTQEEETYSMVTANRFWSQIFGIAFSNKRWLHFFMLFVPVMGLWTSSIGIIGLALNLRAYDFVSQEIRAAEDPEFETFYTKNILLNEGLRAWMAPADQPHENFVFPEEVLPRGNAL; encoded by the coding sequence ATGACGATCGCTGTAGGACGTGCGCCACAGCGGGGATGGTTCGACGTCCTCGATGACTGGCTCAAGCGCGACCGCTTCGTTTTTGTCGGCTGGTCCGGCATCCTTCTCCTTCCAACGGCCTACCTGGCCATCGGTGGCTGGCTGACAGGCACCACCTTTGTCACCTCCTGGTACACCCACGGCATTGCCTCCTCGTACCTGGAAGGTTGCAACTTCCTCACCGCAGCTGTTTCCACCCCCGCTGATGCGATGGGTCACAGCTTGCTCCTTCTCTGGGGTCCTGAAGCCCAGGGTGATTTCGTTCGCTGGTGTCAGCTCGGCGGCCTCTGGGCCTTCGTTGCCCTGCACGGCGCCTTCGCTCTGATCGGCTTCATGCTCCGCCAGTTCGAGATCGCTCGTCTGGTCGGCATTCGCCCCTACAACGCCATCGCCTTCTCCGGTCCGATCGCGGTGTTCGTCAGTGTCTTCCTGATGTACCCCCTCGGCCAGAGCAGCTGGTTCTTCGCCCCCTCCTTTGGTGTGGCAGCGATCTTCCGCTTCCTCCTCTTCCTCCAGGGCTTCCACAACTGGACCCTGAACCCCTTCCACATGATGGGCGTCGCCGGCATCCTCGGCGGTGCACTGCTCTGCGCCATTCACGGCGCCACTGTGGAAAACACCCTGTTTGAGGATGGTGAGCAGGCCAACACCTTCAAGGCGTTCGAGCCCACCCAGGAAGAAGAGACCTATTCCATGGTCACCGCCAACCGCTTCTGGAGTCAGATCTTCGGTATCGCCTTCTCCAACAAGCGCTGGCTGCACTTCTTCATGCTGTTCGTGCCTGTGATGGGCCTGTGGACCAGCTCCATCGGCATCATCGGTTTGGCCCTCAACCTGCGCGCCTACGACTTCGTGTCACAGGAAATCCGCGCTGCAGAAGATCCCGAATTTGAGACCTTCTACACCAAGAACATCCTTCTAAATGAAGGTCTGCGTGCCTGGATGGCACCGGCTGACCAGCCGCACGAAAACTTCGTCTTCCCTGAAGAGGTTCTGCCTCGCGGCAACGCTCTTTGA
- a CDS encoding glycosyltransferase family 39 protein, which translates to MRPHPALSGIAPKPAWLPIGLGSLLRLVQIWMPVLGVHSWRQADTAAMARHFSQAGTPIWLPQIDWGGASAGFVESEFPLYPFLISRLYGLMGVQEWLGRGLSVLCSGLTIWLVMRLGRRWFNPQAGWWAGLAFAIAPLGVYFGRAFQAEALLLLCAAGALESLSLWRERRLAWALALSWLGFTTAGLIKVIPLLWLGLPMLMVHLTSNPQGEAPPMRSLPGRVLRLMGSPGFWLYIGTSLAAIIGWFWHAHHLGLASGLSFGFWGSGADRSSLSLLLDLNSWTNLMLRVGLRLLALVGVPFLLIGLRASWRSGGGQIAISGLLGVLLCTVATMRSSTIHEYYQLPLLLFSSPLIGLGWQTWQQKRSRWQPRLLIGLALVVSLTVLSVDYWAVEHRHRQAWMPLALTIRRDLPIDARIVSVTSTDPTLLNLARRQGWLISSKQLTPERLQRWKSAGASHLAGSFVWDKTYRPMPEKRQRILREMVGASPNAWVDTNSQTYLIPIDDLQSQR; encoded by the coding sequence ATGCGGCCTCATCCCGCTTTGTCTGGAATAGCCCCTAAGCCGGCCTGGCTGCCCATCGGCCTGGGAAGCCTGCTGCGGCTGGTGCAGATCTGGATGCCAGTGCTTGGTGTCCATAGTTGGCGGCAGGCTGACACCGCGGCCATGGCCAGGCATTTCAGCCAAGCGGGCACACCGATCTGGCTGCCGCAAATCGACTGGGGAGGCGCGAGTGCGGGCTTTGTGGAGTCGGAATTTCCCCTCTACCCCTTTCTGATCAGCCGTCTTTACGGCCTCATGGGCGTGCAGGAATGGCTGGGGCGTGGTCTATCGGTGCTCTGCAGCGGGCTGACCATCTGGCTCGTGATGCGCCTCGGCAGGCGTTGGTTCAACCCCCAAGCCGGTTGGTGGGCGGGCCTGGCCTTTGCCATCGCACCGTTGGGGGTGTATTTCGGTCGCGCCTTCCAGGCCGAAGCCCTGTTGCTGCTTTGTGCCGCAGGGGCCCTGGAAAGCCTGAGCCTCTGGCGTGAGCGACGGTTGGCCTGGGCCCTGGCCCTGAGCTGGCTGGGCTTCACCACAGCTGGCCTGATCAAGGTGATTCCGCTGCTTTGGCTGGGGCTGCCCATGCTGATGGTGCACCTCACCTCCAACCCTCAAGGCGAGGCCCCACCCATGCGGTCCCTGCCCGGTCGCGTGCTTCGCCTGATGGGGAGCCCGGGGTTCTGGCTTTACATCGGTACCAGTCTTGCGGCGATCATCGGCTGGTTCTGGCATGCCCATCATCTAGGACTGGCCAGTGGACTGAGCTTCGGGTTCTGGGGGTCGGGGGCCGATCGCAGCAGCCTCAGTCTTCTATTGGACCTCAACAGCTGGACCAATCTGATGCTGCGGGTTGGCCTGCGTCTCCTGGCGCTGGTGGGGGTGCCTTTCCTGCTGATTGGCCTCAGGGCCAGCTGGCGCAGCGGTGGTGGGCAGATCGCGATCAGCGGTCTGCTGGGGGTTCTGCTCTGCACGGTCGCCACGATGCGCTCGAGCACGATCCATGAGTACTACCAACTGCCCCTGCTGCTGTTCAGCTCTCCACTGATCGGCTTGGGCTGGCAGACCTGGCAACAAAAACGCAGCCGCTGGCAGCCTCGGCTTTTGATCGGCCTTGCCCTGGTGGTGAGCCTCACGGTGCTCTCGGTGGATTACTGGGCCGTGGAGCATCGCCACCGTCAGGCGTGGATGCCCCTGGCCCTCACCATCCGCAGGGACTTACCAATCGACGCGAGGATCGTGAGTGTCACCAGCACCGATCCAACCCTGCTCAACCTGGCCCGCCGTCAGGGCTGGCTGATCTCCAGCAAGCAACTCACACCGGAACGGCTCCAGCGCTGGAAGAGCGCCGGAGCCAGCCATCTGGCCGGCAGCTTTGTGTGGGACAAGACCTACCGACCGATGCCTGAGAAGCGGCAACGGATTCTGCGGGAGATGGTGGGCGCCAGCCCCAACGCCTGGGTGGACACAAACAGCCAGACCTACCTGATTCCAATCGATGACCTCCAGTCCCAGCGCTGA
- a CDS encoding response regulator transcription factor has product MKPCILLIEDDQDMRDLVSGHLEHSGFDVQRADDGIKGQALALQYTPDLILLDLMLPKVDGLTLCQRLRRDDRTAGIPILMLTALGGTKDKVSGFNSGADDYLTKPFDLEELQVRIKALLRRSDRAPVGSTNHNEILSYGPLTLVPERFEAIWFDQPVRLTHLEFELLHCLLQRHGQTVAPSLILKEVWGYEPDDDIETIRVHVRHLRTKLEPDPRKPRFIKTVYGAGYCLELPTSAQMDGLEDVVAMAREERKQQGDRASA; this is encoded by the coding sequence ATGAAGCCTTGCATCCTGCTAATCGAAGATGACCAGGACATGCGCGACCTGGTGAGCGGTCACCTGGAGCACAGTGGTTTCGACGTGCAGCGCGCCGACGACGGCATTAAAGGTCAGGCCCTTGCTCTCCAGTACACCCCTGATCTGATCCTGCTGGATCTAATGCTGCCGAAGGTTGACGGCCTCACCCTCTGTCAGCGCCTGCGGCGTGACGACCGCACAGCGGGCATTCCGATCCTGATGCTTACAGCTCTAGGAGGCACAAAGGACAAAGTCAGCGGTTTCAACTCCGGTGCAGATGACTACCTGACCAAACCCTTTGATCTGGAAGAGCTTCAGGTCAGGATCAAGGCTTTGTTGCGTCGCAGTGATCGTGCACCTGTCGGGTCCACGAATCACAACGAAATCCTCAGCTATGGGCCCCTCACCCTGGTGCCCGAACGCTTTGAGGCCATCTGGTTCGATCAACCGGTGAGGCTCACACACCTGGAGTTCGAACTGCTCCACTGCCTGCTCCAACGTCACGGACAGACCGTGGCGCCATCGTTGATCCTCAAAGAGGTTTGGGGCTACGAACCGGATGACGACATTGAGACCATTCGGGTGCATGTCAGGCACCTGCGTACCAAGCTGGAACCCGATCCCCGCAAGCCGCGGTTCATCAAAACGGTGTACGGAGCGGGCTATTGCCTGGAGCTCCCCACCAGCGCTCAGATGGATGGCCTTGAGGACGTGGTGGCCATGGCCCGCGAGGAACGCAAGCAGCAAGGCGATCGGGCCTCGGCCTGA
- a CDS encoding glycosyltransferase family 39 protein translates to MRSGSAPGPAPWIALVGLGFVAAGLALIGLGDLPLRDFDEATVARVALELRHGLGEAPLLPTLWDGPYLNKAPGLHSLIALVISATTQPDQLPSEWTIRLAPALLSCLVVPLGGWLQWTLRPGDRSSAIATSLILLTLLPVARHGRLAMLDGAQLTAMALLWLALLQLNRRHYSGLWGAVAGLMASAMLLLKAPLLVPSAVAAGLALVWSKEWKNWNHAKACTGMLLGLAPGMGWHLWHAHIRGSEALWLWGGDGAGRVLLDAGEGSDLGWRVPIIEVLEGGWPWLPLVPFALAFAWRYRKSRWGQWSVASLLTLAGAILPLRTQLPWYSHPLWLPIALLCAPLLVWLVEQPSSSTPSLESPDSPRPPGRWLLLRLPMFWSGLGLLLLLLWLGSFSRIGSSLAPYRSLAAVLGLGWCFGGWWLRSDAPRQRRLGLISLTCGNVATLALLFHSPLWLWELNETWPVQPVAALARKSPGAGLTLKGYDERPSLNWYAEQRIPRFKGDAGRRLSDKPQEGCLIEGQSGRWILADCR, encoded by the coding sequence ATGCGCTCCGGCTCAGCTCCTGGCCCAGCTCCCTGGATCGCATTGGTGGGTCTCGGCTTTGTCGCTGCCGGCCTGGCCCTGATCGGGCTCGGTGATCTCCCCCTGCGGGACTTCGATGAGGCCACCGTGGCCCGGGTGGCTCTCGAACTTCGCCACGGACTCGGGGAAGCCCCGTTGCTGCCCACCCTCTGGGACGGGCCATACCTCAACAAAGCACCAGGACTTCACAGCCTGATCGCGCTGGTGATCAGTGCGACAACGCAGCCCGACCAGCTCCCATCGGAATGGACCATCCGACTGGCACCGGCCTTGCTGTCCTGTCTGGTGGTCCCGCTTGGAGGCTGGCTGCAATGGACCCTGCGGCCGGGAGATCGCTCCAGCGCCATCGCCACCAGCCTGATCCTGCTGACGCTGCTGCCGGTGGCCCGGCACGGACGTCTAGCCATGCTGGATGGCGCCCAGCTGACGGCCATGGCTCTGCTCTGGCTGGCCTTGCTGCAGCTCAACCGCCGCCATTACAGCGGCCTCTGGGGAGCGGTCGCCGGCCTAATGGCCAGCGCAATGCTCCTGCTCAAGGCGCCCTTGCTGGTGCCCTCGGCCGTGGCCGCCGGCCTGGCGCTGGTCTGGAGCAAGGAATGGAAAAACTGGAACCATGCCAAGGCTTGCACCGGAATGCTGCTGGGCCTGGCACCGGGGATGGGATGGCATCTCTGGCATGCCCACATCCGGGGGAGCGAGGCGCTCTGGCTCTGGGGTGGCGATGGCGCCGGGAGGGTTTTGCTGGATGCCGGTGAAGGCAGTGATCTGGGTTGGCGGGTTCCCATCATCGAAGTGCTCGAGGGGGGCTGGCCCTGGCTGCCTCTGGTGCCCTTCGCACTGGCCTTCGCCTGGCGGTATCGCAAAAGCCGATGGGGGCAGTGGTCGGTGGCCAGCCTGCTCACCCTGGCGGGGGCCATTCTTCCGCTGCGCACCCAGCTCCCCTGGTACAGCCATCCGCTCTGGCTGCCGATCGCCCTTCTCTGCGCTCCTCTGCTGGTCTGGCTGGTGGAGCAACCCTCCTCCTCTACCCCATCTTTGGAGTCACCTGACAGTCCAAGGCCACCCGGCCGCTGGCTGCTGTTGCGCCTTCCCATGTTCTGGAGCGGACTCGGACTCCTGCTGCTGCTGCTGTGGCTGGGCAGCTTCAGCCGCATCGGCAGCAGCCTTGCGCCCTATCGCAGCCTGGCGGCTGTGCTGGGTCTCGGCTGGTGTTTCGGCGGCTGGTGGCTGCGATCTGACGCACCAAGGCAACGGCGCCTTGGCTTGATCAGCCTCACCTGCGGCAATGTCGCCACGCTGGCCCTGTTGTTTCACTCACCGCTGTGGTTGTGGGAATTGAATGAAACCTGGCCGGTACAACCCGTTGCTGCCTTGGCCAGGAAAAGCCCCGGGGCAGGGCTAACGCTGAAGGGCTACGACGAACGTCCCAGCCTGAACTGGTATGCCGAACAACGAATCCCACGTTTCAAAGGAGACGCAGGTCGGCGTCTTAGCGACAAGCCCCAGGAAGGCTGCCTAATCGAGGGCCAATCAGGGCGGTGGATCCTGGCCGACTGTCGGTAG
- a CDS encoding glycosyltransferase family 2 protein, with protein MSSTAEREGQATHSGLSIVLPTFNEGGSIRQVIESLLRLKTEHPLEILVVDDDSRDGTPDLVRALARQDPRIRIIQRVGRSGLASAIKEGLIAALYPLAVVMDSDGQHEPTSVREAVLVLQRESLDVVAGSRFLDNSEIRGLSGRRTDGSTLANRLARWSLPRSYQHLSDCMSGFIVLRLDRCLPMVRQVDVNGFKFFYELLAISRGRLQVGEIPLSFQPRLHGSSKLDLAILWDFVVSLIHTATLRLLPRRAISFGLVGASGVVVQLMSTALLMGLLNLSFQQALPVAVITAASSNYLVNNALTFRDRRQSGRQLIKGLLKFLLVASLPALANVGLATSFYTLIQAHALWAQLAGIVVVYVWNYAASSRFVWNSP; from the coding sequence GTGTCATCCACCGCGGAACGTGAAGGACAGGCGACCCACAGCGGCCTATCCATCGTGCTGCCAACGTTTAACGAAGGCGGATCGATCCGCCAGGTGATCGAATCCCTGCTTCGTCTGAAGACCGAACATCCGCTCGAGATCCTGGTTGTCGATGACGATTCCCGCGATGGCACCCCTGATTTGGTCCGCGCCTTAGCCCGCCAGGACCCCAGGATCAGGATCATTCAACGGGTGGGACGCTCCGGACTGGCCAGCGCAATCAAGGAAGGCCTGATCGCAGCTCTCTATCCCCTCGCCGTAGTGATGGACAGCGATGGCCAGCATGAGCCCACCTCCGTTAGGGAGGCCGTCCTGGTCCTGCAACGTGAGTCCCTGGACGTGGTTGCGGGGAGCCGCTTCCTGGACAACTCCGAAATCCGTGGCCTCAGTGGTCGACGCACCGATGGTTCCACGCTCGCCAACCGGCTGGCCCGTTGGAGTCTTCCAAGGTCGTATCAGCACCTGAGCGATTGCATGAGCGGCTTCATCGTGCTGCGCCTCGATCGCTGTCTGCCCATGGTCCGCCAGGTGGACGTCAACGGCTTCAAATTTTTCTACGAGCTCCTGGCCATCAGCCGCGGCCGCCTGCAGGTGGGGGAAATCCCGCTGAGCTTTCAGCCGCGCCTGCATGGCAGCTCCAAGCTCGATCTCGCCATCCTCTGGGACTTCGTGGTGTCCCTGATTCACACCGCAACCCTGCGGCTGCTGCCACGGCGGGCAATCAGCTTCGGACTTGTTGGCGCCTCAGGTGTAGTGGTTCAGCTGATGTCGACCGCACTCCTCATGGGCCTGCTCAACCTCTCCTTTCAGCAGGCGCTTCCGGTGGCCGTGATCACCGCTGCAAGTTCGAATTATCTGGTGAACAATGCCCTCACCTTCCGCGATCGGCGCCAGAGCGGACGACAGCTGATCAAAGGGTTGCTGAAGTTCCTCCTGGTTGCCTCCCTCCCCGCACTTGCCAACGTCGGTCTGGCCACCAGTTTCTACACCCTGATCCAGGCCCATGCGCTCTGGGCCCAACTGGCGGGCATTGTTGTCGTCTACGTCTGGAACTATGCGGCCTCATCCCGCTTTGTCTGGAATAGCCCCTAA
- the holB gene encoding DNA polymerase III subunit delta', whose translation MSALFEDLIGQHLAVDLLSAALAQGRVAPAYLFAGPEGVGRQLAAVRFLEGLLADAQPSARQRRRLLERNHPDLLWVEPTYQHQGRLLTRAEAEEAGLSRRTPPQLRLEQIRDIGRCLARQPVEAKRGMVVIEAAEAMAESAANALLKTLEEPGHGVLILLTSAPERLLSTIRSRCQLIRFLRLNPDAMEQVLERAGAQAQDAPELLALAAGSPGALIDHRRSLASVPAELVQRLDALPAIPMEALALARDLCEALDGEQQLWLISWWQHRLWRNGSSAVMLKRLETLRSQLLCFVQPRLAWEVALLDLTPSVTKAA comes from the coding sequence TTGAGCGCGCTGTTTGAGGATCTGATCGGCCAGCACCTCGCCGTTGATCTGCTGTCGGCAGCCCTGGCCCAGGGACGCGTGGCCCCGGCCTACCTCTTCGCCGGTCCGGAGGGGGTGGGACGTCAACTGGCGGCGGTGCGTTTTCTGGAGGGGCTGCTGGCCGATGCTCAGCCTTCGGCTCGGCAGCGTCGACGCTTGCTGGAGCGCAATCACCCTGACCTGCTCTGGGTGGAGCCCACCTATCAGCACCAGGGCCGTCTGTTGACCCGTGCTGAAGCTGAGGAGGCGGGACTCAGCCGCCGCACTCCGCCACAGTTGCGGTTGGAGCAGATCCGAGACATCGGCCGCTGTCTGGCACGCCAGCCGGTGGAGGCGAAGCGAGGGATGGTGGTGATTGAAGCCGCTGAAGCAATGGCGGAGTCAGCGGCCAATGCCCTGCTCAAAACGCTTGAGGAACCAGGCCATGGGGTGCTGATCCTGTTGACGTCAGCCCCAGAGCGGCTGCTCAGCACGATTCGTTCCCGTTGTCAGTTGATTCGTTTCCTCCGCCTCAACCCCGACGCCATGGAACAGGTTCTTGAGCGCGCCGGTGCACAAGCTCAGGACGCTCCAGAACTGTTGGCGTTGGCCGCAGGTTCTCCAGGTGCCCTGATCGACCATCGCCGCAGTCTGGCGAGTGTTCCTGCGGAGTTGGTTCAGCGCCTCGATGCCCTCCCCGCCATTCCGATGGAGGCGCTGGCGCTGGCCCGCGATCTCTGCGAAGCCCTGGATGGCGAGCAGCAGCTGTGGTTGATCAGCTGGTGGCAGCACCGGCTCTGGCGCAATGGCAGCTCTGCCGTCATGCTCAAGCGCCTAGAGACGCTGCGTAGCCAGCTGCTCTGCTTCGTTCAGCCTCGATTGGCCTGGGAGGTGGCGCTGCTGGACCTCACCCCATCCGTCACAAAGGCCGCCTAG
- a CDS encoding DUF2079 domain-containing protein: MTSSPSAESRPSPPKGFPPLLLVLAAGIGLLLWGVAAARHGLLQSNAYDLGLFDQWAWLIGSGTAPISSMEQVHVLADHGAWMLYLAGAAYWILPSLQWLLASQALALSCTALPIWWLAEQAGLTRRRCWLVCGLWWLQPVVFNAALFDFHPETWVMPAFALALWAERRNRPWLWFSLLLLMLGCRDGLVLITAGMAIDLAWRRRWRWSLAAGGISIGWLLMLSRWLYPLLRDGNGPKAASRMFSHLNGDPLTVLSGLDWGGGSEYLLLLCLPCIPLWRRASLSTLLIGLPLVLVNLLSASASYRTLVHHYSLPLAVVAVVACVDGLRRQPQPQRSFPWMLCWAVACWLALAKPWFFSGPYLARLPQMQAVQAARALIQPQDAVLTTSYLVPQLSQRTTVGFPKNKQSSLLDAGPWNVLLLNPRDPGWGSTRQVQQSLLTEARDRSWTCQRWASGLELCRAPAAATPQRRPDSAPADSAPIL, encoded by the coding sequence ATGACCTCCAGTCCCAGCGCTGAATCCCGGCCATCGCCCCCCAAGGGCTTCCCCCCGCTGCTGTTGGTGCTTGCTGCAGGGATTGGCCTGCTGCTCTGGGGCGTCGCGGCGGCACGCCATGGCCTGCTGCAAAGCAATGCCTACGACCTGGGGCTGTTCGATCAGTGGGCCTGGCTGATCGGCTCCGGAACCGCACCGATCTCCTCGATGGAGCAGGTGCATGTGCTGGCCGACCACGGGGCCTGGATGCTCTATTTAGCGGGTGCGGCCTATTGGATCCTGCCCAGCCTGCAGTGGCTGCTGGCAAGTCAGGCGCTGGCCCTGAGCTGCACCGCGCTGCCGATCTGGTGGCTGGCGGAGCAAGCGGGACTGACCCGTCGACGCTGCTGGCTGGTCTGCGGCCTCTGGTGGCTGCAGCCGGTGGTATTCAACGCCGCCCTCTTCGATTTCCACCCCGAAACCTGGGTGATGCCTGCCTTCGCTCTGGCCCTCTGGGCCGAGCGACGCAATCGCCCCTGGCTGTGGTTTTCGCTGCTGCTTCTGATGCTGGGCTGCCGCGATGGCCTCGTGCTGATCACGGCAGGAATGGCCATCGATCTTGCTTGGCGCCGGCGTTGGCGATGGAGCCTTGCGGCGGGGGGAATCAGCATCGGATGGCTGCTGATGCTTAGTCGTTGGCTTTATCCACTGCTTCGGGATGGCAACGGGCCGAAGGCCGCATCGCGGATGTTCAGCCATTTGAACGGCGATCCGCTCACGGTTCTCAGTGGCCTGGATTGGGGCGGAGGATCGGAATATCTGCTGCTGCTTTGCCTGCCCTGCATCCCCCTGTGGCGACGGGCCTCCCTCAGCACGTTGCTGATCGGGCTGCCGTTGGTACTGGTGAATCTGCTCTCAGCCTCCGCCAGCTATCGCACCCTGGTGCATCACTACAGCCTGCCCCTGGCGGTGGTGGCCGTGGTGGCCTGCGTCGATGGTCTGCGGCGGCAACCCCAACCCCAGCGAAGCTTTCCCTGGATGCTGTGCTGGGCCGTGGCCTGCTGGCTCGCGCTGGCCAAGCCCTGGTTCTTTTCCGGCCCCTACCTGGCCCGGCTGCCCCAGATGCAAGCCGTTCAAGCGGCCCGGGCCCTGATTCAACCGCAAGACGCCGTGCTGACCACCAGCTATCTGGTGCCACAGCTCAGCCAGCGCACCACGGTCGGCTTCCCCAAGAACAAACAGAGCTCGCTCCTCGACGCAGGGCCCTGGAACGTGCTGCTGCTCAATCCCCGTGACCCGGGCTGGGGATCAACCCGACAGGTGCAGCAGAGCCTGCTTACTGAAGCCAGGGACAGGAGCTGGACCTGTCAGAGATGGGCATCTGGCCTGGAGCTGTGTCGAGCCCCTGCCGCCGCAACACCACAGCGCCGTCCCGACAGTGCACCAGCTGATAGCGCCCCGATCCTGTGA
- a CDS encoding ABC transporter ATP-binding protein: MIPDTATAELSVEGVSHRWPNGNQALDHCNLVIPGPGLWMLVGSNGSGKSTLFRLMSGLLEPQSGRIHCRTKTALVFQNPDHQLLLPSCGSDLMLGMDPQEPGKQRQSTVRDLLKQFGLVQMEQRPIHSLSGGQKQRLAIAGALASDAGLLLLDEPTALLDPDSQTTVLHTVQRLCKDPVKPITALWITHRLGELAFADGAARMHDGRIGPWTSGMELQRRLQGGAFER; the protein is encoded by the coding sequence TTGATTCCTGACACCGCCACCGCTGAACTCAGTGTTGAGGGCGTCAGCCATCGATGGCCGAACGGCAATCAAGCCCTCGACCACTGCAACCTTGTGATCCCAGGCCCTGGTCTGTGGATGCTGGTGGGGAGCAACGGCAGCGGCAAAAGCACCCTGTTCCGCCTGATGTCCGGACTCTTGGAACCTCAGAGCGGGCGCATTCACTGCCGGACCAAAACAGCTCTGGTGTTTCAAAACCCAGACCATCAACTGTTGCTCCCCAGTTGCGGCAGTGATCTGATGCTTGGCATGGACCCCCAAGAACCAGGGAAGCAACGCCAAAGCACGGTGCGAGACCTACTGAAACAGTTCGGCCTGGTTCAGATGGAGCAGCGACCCATTCACAGCCTCAGCGGCGGCCAGAAACAACGTCTGGCCATCGCCGGAGCCCTGGCGAGTGATGCCGGACTGCTGCTGCTGGATGAGCCGACCGCCCTGTTGGACCCCGACAGTCAGACCACGGTGCTGCACACCGTGCAACGCCTGTGCAAAGACCCCGTCAAACCGATCACGGCCCTGTGGATCACCCACAGATTGGGGGAGTTGGCCTTCGCCGATGGTGCGGCCCGTATGCACGATGGCCGCATCGGCCCATGGACCAGCGGCATGGAACTGCAACGACGCTTGCAGGGCGGCGCATTCGAGAGGTAA
- the tmk gene encoding dTMP kinase, translating to MTGRFIVLEGIDGCGKTTQIRHLVEWLPNSGLMPKGAALVCTREPGGTLLGRSIRELLLHTADQEAPAPTAELLLYAADRAQHVETLIRPALERGDWVISDRFSGSTLAYQGYGRGLNGDLIQRLEQIATTGLQPDLTLWLSLSIEDSLQRRLGDKQDRIEAEGAAFLERVAQGFAQLAQQRSWCSVAADQSAGAVRAALEHQIREHLA from the coding sequence ATGACCGGACGCTTCATTGTTTTGGAGGGCATTGATGGTTGCGGCAAGACCACGCAGATCCGGCATCTGGTCGAGTGGTTGCCCAACAGCGGTCTGATGCCCAAGGGTGCTGCTCTTGTGTGCACCCGTGAGCCCGGAGGGACTCTCCTCGGGCGCTCAATTCGTGAACTGCTGCTGCATACGGCAGACCAGGAGGCGCCAGCTCCCACCGCCGAACTTCTGCTGTATGCCGCCGATCGAGCTCAGCATGTTGAAACGTTGATCCGACCGGCTCTGGAGCGCGGCGACTGGGTGATCAGCGATCGCTTTTCGGGATCAACCCTGGCGTATCAGGGCTATGGCCGTGGTTTGAATGGCGACTTGATTCAGCGCCTGGAACAAATCGCCACTACGGGCCTGCAGCCCGATCTCACCCTCTGGCTGAGCCTTTCTATTGAAGACAGTCTCCAGAGGCGCCTCGGGGACAAGCAGGACCGCATCGAAGCGGAGGGAGCTGCGTTTCTCGAACGGGTTGCGCAGGGGTTTGCGCAGTTGGCCCAGCAGCGCTCCTGGTGCTCCGTCGCTGCGGACCAGTCAGCCGGAGCTGTCCGTGCGGCTCTGGAACATCAGATTCGGGAGCATCTGGCTTGA